The following are from one region of the Procambarus clarkii isolate CNS0578487 chromosome 52, FALCON_Pclarkii_2.0, whole genome shotgun sequence genome:
- the LOC123752841 gene encoding uncharacterized protein — protein sequence MAASSPVIQPEDVNRLRYGLAVTKAGRDALASVFMWSYRGTFPVVTYLTQDLGYTNAQYRRVFDDHQRDKLEASPDAATFDITLLYKLLQRVCGLAVKDDPTWTTPGPQGPSLEHLIYSVKQHRNTLAHDNVGMSEQDLTSTLTDLSDLLAKMLAEAGVRCGTNSQDVDHVTGDVTKYIGDLLAKVREPLDPSDVAYLPQLRQEIKMFRSHITEEVKQMSKQELTDGYKLLYQIVPAPWLLLNINYNPSLAFTRLRLLEDPVIGARPSHAAKGQDIDYEDILSMRREDGRVPQCVLLTGEGGMGKTTLLKLILEKWVEDTAAIRHLGTVDLVFYVQCRDSHLNTFDDLLRQLLPQTLRDSGADFQLFKEIILSLNILVLIDGYDEVNDHSRRLVEELLHLPGKDVRLVITTRPGWDQQLSQLVPHTRPRCNILVLGITPERRVEFAERTIKVLVEEESQRSVITGRFTQQLEQMSEFLGEYLNTPLTLTLLALLCVEAPEEFNNLTTNTQVYEKIHDFITNKLVSRLTDKHVTDPKGKCDQFLLFFEEISLRGILRQEYDLWPETEAEIREKCDTLGLPQEEVLSNYFTRTSYRRGLNVVWVFGYFHARYQEYCASRGLVDLLLRAEQDRGDPASHRVSEERSIIIDLLVDVVRKEKRSLRDHLRWSTFSILDVLKEFMGRPRWQNILVSTTGVLCARGVEHRFITHIIDLCEMVTIETDKLLKHVAESRGSEHVIQDVCEKLRTKQEWRIVNVDSCVVLPLVLKKVTPKNIYLVINDPPQLKQCLSTLSVLAKMKVTISLGLDYSLDSKERRDITKQCLERLTAPGSKCTLKEFVGDLSEAAIPLLPHTLEGLSLRLTPQQLPVLIRHLPHLPHLQDLGIDLDATDYVDPDTLDASGYVVPDTLDATGYVDPDTLGSLPYQGRELRLTFRRDLTDDDPAIDWWCRLAAQLYPPSRGGYSRLDFSDMCLTTKTAMCRGSDTFMTSLDWIL from the exons ATGGCGGCCTCGAGTCCTGTTATCCAACCGGAAGATGTGAACAGACTGCGGTATGGACTGGCTGTGACTAAGGCAGGACGAGACGCGCTAGCAAGTGTGTTTATGTGGTCGTACCGGGGCACCTTCCCAGTAGTGACTTACCTCACTCAGGACTTGGGGTACACCAATGCTCAGTACAGGCGTGTCTTCGATGATCACCAGAGGGATAAACTCGAAGCTTCCCCTGACGCAGCAACTTTTGACATCACCCTGTTGTATAAACTCCTGCaacgtgtgtgtggtctggctgtgaaggatgaccccacgtggaccactccagggcctcagggaccatcacttgaacacCTCATTTACAGCGTGAAGCAACACCGAAACACGTTGGCCCATGATAATGTGGGAATGTCAGAACAAGATCTTACGTCAACACTGACGGATCTCAGTGACTTATTGGCTAAGATGCTGGCTGAGGCCGGCGTCCGGTGTGGGACAAACAGCCAggatgtggaccacgtgaccggaGATGTCACCAAGTATATTGGTGATCTGCTAGCGAAGGTCAGAGAGCCGCTGGATCCCTCAGATGTGGCGTACTTGCCTCAGCTCCGCCAGGAGATTAAGATGTTCAGAAGCCACATCACAGAAGAGGTTAAGCAGATGAGCAAGCAGGAGCTAACTGACGGGTATAAACTGCTGTACCAGATTGTTCCCGCACCCTGGCTCCTCCTCAACATTAACTACAACCCAAGTCTTGCTTTTACACGACTACGACTCCTTGAAGATCCTGTCATAGGGGCAAGACCCTCCCACGCTGCCAAGGGTCAGGATATAGACTATGAAGACATCTTGAGTATGAGACGAGAGGACGGAAGAGTCCCTCAGTGTGTCCTCCTGACGGGGGAAGGTGGTATGGGCAAGACAACTttactcaagctcatcctcgagaaGTGGGTAGAGGACACTGCTGCCATACGTCACCTGGGCACTGTGGACCTCGTTTTCTATGTACAGTGCAGGGACTCACATCTTAATACCTTCGATGATCTCCTCCGCCAGTTGCTGCCTCAAACACTTCGTGATTCTGGTGCCGACTTCCAGCTGTTTAAGGAGATAATCTTGAGCTTAAATATATTAGTCCTGATTGACGGCTACGACGAGGTCAACGACCATTCAAGAAGGCTGGTGGAGGAGCTGTTGCACCTGCCTGGCAAGGATGTGAGGTTGGTGATAACCACACGGCCGGGGTGGGACCAACAACTGTCACAGCTCgtcccacacaccagacctcgctgcaacatcctcgtcttgggcatcactccagaacgtcgcgtggagttcgccgagagaaccatcaaggtgctggtggaggaagagagccaacggagtgtcatcacagggaggtttacccagcagctggagcagatgagtgagttcctgggtgagtacctcaaCACTCCACTCACCTTGACCTTGTTGGCGCTGCTGTGTGTCGAGGCTCCAGAAGAATTTAACAACCTTACCACAAACACTCAAGTCTACGAGAAGATTCATGACTTCATAACCAACAAATTAGTGTCCAGACTCACAGACAAACACGTGACTGACCCTAAAGGAAAATGTGACCAGTTTCTGTTGTTCTTTGAAGAAATTAGTTTAAGAGGGATCCTGAGGCAGGAGTACGACCTTTGGCCGGAGACGGAAGCGGAGATTAGGGagaagtgtgacactctgggactgccgcaggaggaggtcttgtccaactatttcacaagaaccagctaccgtcggggcctcaatgtggtgtgggtgtttggctattttcacgccaggtaccaggagtattgTGCCAGCAGGGGGCTGGTCGATCTCTTGTTGAGGGCTGAGCAAGACCGAGGTGATCCAGCATCACACCGTGTGTCAGAGGAAAGGTCTATAATCATTGACCTCTTGGTGGATGTTGTACGTAAGGAAAAACGCTCCTTGAGAGATCACCTGAGATGGTCAACGTTTTCTATTCTCGACGTGCTAAAAGAGTTTATGGGGCGCCCCAGATGGCAGAACATTTTAGTCAGCACTACCGGGGTGCTGTGTGCCCGGGGAGTAGAGCACAGGTTCATTACTCACATAATTGACCTGTGCGAGATGGTTACAATTGAGACTGACAAGCTGTTGAAGCATGTAGCAGAGTCCCGCGGGAGTGAGCACGTCATCCAAGACGTGTGTGAGAAGCTGCGTACAAAACAAGAGTGGAGAATAGTGAATGTTGACTCGTGTGTTGTCCTGCCGCTTGTTCTTAAGAAGGTGACACCTAAGAACATTTACCTAGTCATAAACGATCCACCCCAACTAAAGCAGTGTCTGTCTACACTGTCAGTGCTGGCAAAAATGAAGGTAACCATATCCTTAGGTCTTGACTATAGTTTAGACAGCAAAGAGAGAAGAGATATAACAAAACAATGTTTGGAGAGGCTGACAGCCCCCGGCAGTAAGTGTACCTTAAAGGAGTTTGTTGGTGACTTGTCTGAGGCAGCCatacccctcctgcctcacaccctcGAGGGTCTCAGCCTGCGCCTCACACCACagcaactgcccgtcctcatccgtcacctgcctcaccttcctcacctgcaggatcttg GCATTGACCTGGACGCCACggactacgtggacccggacaccctggacgcttcGGGCTACGTggtcccggacaccctggacgctacgggctacgtggacccggacacactGGGCAGTCTGCCGTACCAGGGAAGGGAGCTCCGCCTGACCTTCAGGCGGGACCTCACTGATGACGACCCCGCCATAGACTGGTGGTGCCGCCTGGCGGCTCAGCTGTATCCTCCCTCAAGAGGAGGGTATAGTCGCCTGGACTTCTCTGACATGTGTCTCACCA